A genomic stretch from Lysobacter soyae includes:
- a CDS encoding NnrS family protein: MATDAHPQVTAARQALGIETLARAPHRLLFFVGALNVLLATAWWLCWLVNARWQWVHLPQPPLFAGWLHATVMQYQLFPPFFFGFLLTVFPRWMGLKEFDRWHFVPVGAGLLGGQVATIAGAFSELQVLVQIGMFMTAAGWLTGLVLLGGKLREARAATQGRHWHAWSCFVGMVFGFAGLLAAIVYLNLEDPRWMLASIKIGTYLMLVPVYFTVAHRMFPFFANNVVEGYSMWRPTWLIAVLWAAMLATCILKITGDGQMAWSVEWLFSAASAIALVRWWPRRKAPGLLRILFIALAWMPIAFALIGAQDLLALTHPAVAHLGRGPLHGLYIGCFGGLMVAMVTRVTQGHSGRLLEMPTVAWWAFALIQITAVIRVFTEIFRDPMAGFALAALLWIVGFLPWVVRAGCIYLQPRADGKPG; this comes from the coding sequence ATGGCCACCGATGCGCACCCGCAGGTGACCGCCGCGCGCCAAGCTCTCGGCATCGAGACCTTGGCGCGGGCACCGCACCGCCTCTTGTTTTTCGTGGGCGCCTTAAATGTGTTGCTGGCCACGGCCTGGTGGTTGTGTTGGCTCGTCAACGCGCGTTGGCAATGGGTGCACTTGCCGCAGCCGCCGCTCTTTGCCGGTTGGCTGCACGCGACGGTCATGCAATACCAGTTGTTTCCGCCGTTTTTCTTCGGTTTCCTGCTGACCGTGTTTCCGCGATGGATGGGACTGAAAGAATTCGACCGGTGGCATTTCGTACCGGTGGGCGCCGGCTTGCTCGGCGGCCAAGTCGCGACGATTGCCGGTGCGTTTTCCGAACTACAGGTCTTGGTCCAGATCGGCATGTTCATGACCGCCGCTGGATGGTTGACGGGCCTTGTCTTGTTGGGAGGAAAATTGCGCGAAGCGAGAGCGGCCACCCAAGGCAGGCACTGGCACGCGTGGTCGTGCTTTGTCGGCATGGTGTTCGGGTTTGCCGGCCTGCTGGCAGCCATCGTCTATTTGAATCTGGAAGATCCGCGTTGGATGTTGGCCAGCATCAAGATCGGCACGTATTTGATGCTGGTGCCGGTGTATTTCACCGTGGCGCACCGGATGTTTCCTTTCTTCGCAAACAATGTCGTTGAAGGCTATTCGATGTGGCGTCCGACGTGGCTGATCGCGGTCCTTTGGGCGGCGATGCTGGCCACCTGCATTCTTAAGATCACCGGGGACGGGCAGATGGCATGGAGTGTCGAGTGGCTGTTTTCCGCGGCCAGTGCGATTGCGCTCGTTCGCTGGTGGCCGCGCCGCAAGGCACCTGGCCTGTTGAGGATCCTTTTCATCGCCTTGGCGTGGATGCCGATCGCCTTCGCCCTCATAGGTGCGCAAGATCTGCTGGCGTTGACGCATCCCGCCGTTGCACATTTGGGCCGCGGTCCGCTGCATGGTTTGTACATCGGCTGCTTCGGCGGCTTGATGGTGGCCATGGTGACGCGCGTCACGCAGGGTCATTCGGGTCGGTTGTTGGAGATGCCGACCGTTGCGTGGTGGGCATTTGCGTTGATCCAGATCACCGCGGTCATTCGTGTCTTCACCGAGATTTTTCGCGATCCGATGGCCGGCTTCGCCCTTGCCGCCCTGCTTTGGATCGTCGGGTTCTTACCGTGGGTGGTTCGCGCCGGCTGTATTTATTTGCAACCCCGTGCCGATGGCAAACCGGGCTGA
- the fabA gene encoding 3-hydroxyacyl-[acyl-carrier-protein] dehydratase FabA yields MRPSSLDKEQLLACARGELFGPGNAKLPAPPMLMFDRITEISETGGHHGKGVLRAELDIHPDLWFFQCHFIDDPVMPGCLGVDAMWQLAGFYLPWLGEPGRGRALGVGEVKFSGQVLPTAKTVSYNIHIRRVLRGKLRLVIADGETFVDGKEIYTASNLRVGLFQGMEEF; encoded by the coding sequence GTGCGACCGAGTTCATTGGATAAAGAGCAATTGTTGGCCTGCGCCCGCGGCGAACTCTTCGGACCCGGCAACGCCAAATTGCCTGCACCCCCCATGTTGATGTTCGACCGTATCACCGAGATCAGTGAGACGGGCGGACATCACGGCAAGGGTGTGCTTCGCGCCGAACTGGATATTCATCCGGACCTTTGGTTTTTCCAATGTCACTTCATTGACGATCCGGTGATGCCGGGGTGCCTGGGCGTCGATGCGATGTGGCAGCTCGCGGGCTTTTATTTGCCTTGGTTGGGCGAGCCGGGTCGCGGGCGGGCATTAGGCGTGGGCGAAGTAAAATTTTCCGGACAAGTGCTGCCGACTGCGAAAACCGTGTCCTACAACATCCACATCCGTCGCGTGCTTCGTGGAAAGCTGCGTCTGGTGATTGCCGACGGCGAAACGTTCGTGGATGGCAAAGAGATTTACACGGCGAGCAACTTGCGTGTCGGCCTGTTCCAAGGCATGGAGGAGTTCTGA
- a CDS encoding SirB2 family protein: protein MIEFYPTIRSIHILAVVLSGSFFAVRGALALAGQSWPYHAASRWSSWIIDTVLLTAAAMLFSMLPGVVFANGWLTVKIVLVIIYILLGILALRRTSRRSARTLCYVLALCVFGTIISIARAHHPYGWLLKYLA from the coding sequence ATGATCGAGTTCTATCCCACCATTCGAAGTATCCATATCCTGGCAGTGGTGTTGAGCGGCAGTTTTTTCGCCGTGCGAGGCGCCTTGGCGTTGGCCGGTCAATCTTGGCCTTACCACGCCGCCAGCCGCTGGAGCAGTTGGATCATTGACACGGTATTGCTCACCGCGGCGGCGATGTTGTTCAGCATGTTGCCCGGTGTCGTGTTCGCGAACGGCTGGCTGACGGTGAAGATCGTGCTCGTGATCATCTACATTCTCCTCGGCATCCTCGCGCTGCGTCGCACGTCGCGACGCAGCGCACGCACCCTGTGCTATGTCCTTGCCTTGTGCGTCTTCGGCACCATCATCTCCATCGCGCGCGCCCATCATCCGTATGGCTGGCTGCTAAAATATCTGGCGTGA
- the nirK gene encoding copper-containing nitrite reductase translates to MKNSTQDLSISVEEHMKRTTLSFMMAASLLFAGCDKADKDTVQQAQTQPKAGDGGSAHGDFGPPQGEPIHAVLTSPPLVPPATGRTTPARVIVDLTVQEKEMEISEGVSYTFWTFGGTVPGSFIRVRQGDTVEMRLHNMPDSKMPHNIDLHGVTGPGGGAASSFTAPGHTTQFTFKALNAGIYVYHCATAPVGMHIANGMYGLILVEPPEGLPKVDKEYYVMQGDFYTLGKYHDKGHQGFDMEKAIAEQPTYVLFNGREGSMTNDKALKAKVGENVRLYVGNGGPNLVSSFHVIGEIFDKVYPEGARNPNENVQTTLIPAGGASMMDFHVEVPGSYVLVDHSIFRAFNKGALAILKVDGAENKSIYSGKELDEMYVGDKAGSGSMAAVGAAAATAAATGAATREERIAAGKVLFAGTCSTCHQATGEGMPGVFPPLAKSDYIAKNPKVLAEVMLHGKVGPITVNGKSYNSNMPPMNQLTDDEVANIGTYVLNTWGNPGGQITREDAAKARAAKPADASSGH, encoded by the coding sequence GTGAAGAATTCGACTCAGGACTTGTCCATTTCCGTCGAGGAACACATGAAACGCACCACCTTGAGCTTCATGATGGCTGCCAGCCTGCTGTTTGCGGGCTGCGACAAAGCCGACAAAGACACCGTACAGCAAGCACAGACACAACCCAAAGCCGGTGACGGCGGCTCCGCCCACGGCGATTTCGGCCCACCTCAAGGCGAACCGATTCATGCTGTCCTGACTTCGCCTCCGCTCGTGCCGCCCGCCACCGGGCGCACGACACCGGCACGGGTCATTGTGGATCTGACCGTGCAAGAAAAAGAAATGGAAATCTCCGAAGGTGTCAGCTACACCTTTTGGACGTTCGGCGGCACGGTGCCCGGCAGTTTCATCCGCGTTCGCCAAGGCGACACCGTGGAAATGCGCTTGCACAACATGCCTGACTCGAAAATGCCGCACAACATCGACCTGCACGGGGTGACCGGTCCGGGCGGTGGCGCGGCCTCTTCATTCACCGCGCCGGGCCATACGACCCAGTTCACCTTCAAGGCGCTGAATGCCGGTATCTATGTCTACCACTGCGCCACGGCTCCGGTGGGCATGCACATCGCCAACGGCATGTACGGTTTGATTTTGGTCGAGCCGCCCGAAGGTTTGCCGAAGGTGGACAAGGAGTACTACGTGATGCAGGGCGACTTCTACACGCTCGGCAAGTATCACGACAAGGGTCATCAGGGCTTCGACATGGAAAAGGCCATTGCCGAGCAACCGACCTACGTCTTGTTCAACGGCCGCGAAGGCTCCATGACCAATGACAAGGCGTTGAAGGCAAAAGTCGGCGAAAACGTGCGACTGTATGTCGGCAACGGCGGTCCGAATCTGGTCTCGAGCTTTCATGTGATCGGTGAAATTTTTGACAAGGTATATCCGGAAGGCGCGCGGAACCCGAATGAAAACGTCCAGACGACTTTGATTCCCGCCGGCGGCGCGTCGATGATGGATTTCCACGTTGAAGTTCCCGGTAGCTATGTGCTGGTCGACCACTCGATCTTTCGCGCATTCAACAAGGGCGCACTGGCGATCCTGAAAGTGGACGGCGCCGAGAACAAATCCATCTATTCCGGCAAGGAACTGGATGAAATGTACGTCGGCGACAAAGCCGGTAGCGGCTCCATGGCCGCAGTCGGCGCGGCAGCTGCCACGGCAGCGGCCACCGGCGCGGCGACGCGCGAGGAACGCATCGCGGCAGGCAAGGTCTTGTTTGCCGGCACTTGCTCGACCTGTCACCAAGCGACAGGTGAAGGTATGCCCGGCGTGTTCCCGCCGCTTGCCAAGTCGGACTACATTGCGAAAAATCCGAAGGTCCTTGCCGAAGTGATGCTACATGGCAAGGTCGGCCCGATCACGGTAAATGGCAAGTCCTATAACTCCAATATGCCGCCGATGAACCAACTGACCGACGATGAGGTTGCCAACATCGGCACTTATGTGTTGAACACTTGGGGCAACCCGGGCGGCCAGATCACCCGCGAAGATGCCGCCAAGGCACGCGCCGCCAAACCGGCCGATGCGAGCAGCGGACACTGA
- a CDS encoding PLP-dependent cysteine synthase family protein gives MSGVNTLPNPTAVDRSWVNEAIRAIQRESARSADTHLLHVKFSAFPDIDFYFKDEASHPTGSLKHRLARSLFLYALCNGRLTDGMSVVDASSGSTAISEAWFARMLGLKFTAVMPETTSPGKIEAIRALGGICDLTPAGRCTQARAREIAADGACFLDQFGLAERATDWRGNNNIAESILGQLEKEKHPVPRHIVCGVGTGGTSATIGRYLRYRMLDTELTVAEPKGQVFAGGWRTRDRSASVPCCSVIEGIGRQNVEPSFQFDVVDRVIEVDDADSIAAMLFLESVLGIRYGGSSGTNLIACTELAREMRAAGTSGSIVTLLCDRGIRYRETLYDAAWRAQRGIAVDGALQAIREALGSHH, from the coding sequence ATATCTGGCGTGAATACACTCCCCAATCCGACCGCCGTCGACCGCAGCTGGGTCAACGAAGCCATCCGCGCCATCCAACGCGAATCCGCGCGCTCTGCCGACACCCACCTCCTGCACGTAAAGTTCAGCGCGTTTCCGGATATTGACTTCTATTTCAAGGACGAAGCCTCGCACCCGACGGGCAGTCTCAAGCACCGTTTGGCACGGTCTTTGTTCCTTTATGCCCTTTGCAACGGGCGATTGACCGACGGTATGTCCGTAGTGGATGCCTCATCGGGCAGCACCGCGATTTCCGAGGCTTGGTTTGCGCGCATGCTGGGGCTCAAATTCACGGCGGTGATGCCGGAAACGACATCGCCCGGCAAGATCGAAGCCATCCGCGCACTCGGCGGAATTTGCGACCTCACGCCGGCGGGTCGCTGCACACAAGCGCGTGCGCGCGAAATCGCCGCCGACGGCGCGTGCTTTCTCGATCAGTTCGGACTGGCCGAACGCGCCACCGATTGGCGCGGAAACAACAACATCGCCGAGTCGATTTTGGGCCAGTTGGAGAAGGAAAAGCACCCGGTCCCGCGTCATATAGTGTGTGGCGTAGGCACCGGTGGCACTTCGGCCACCATCGGTCGTTATCTGCGCTATCGCATGCTCGACACCGAGCTCACCGTTGCCGAACCCAAGGGTCAGGTGTTTGCCGGCGGTTGGCGCACCCGGGACCGCTCGGCCTCAGTGCCGTGTTGCAGCGTCATCGAAGGCATCGGTCGACAAAACGTCGAACCGAGTTTCCAATTCGATGTGGTGGATCGCGTCATCGAAGTCGATGATGCCGATTCGATTGCTGCCATGTTGTTCCTGGAAAGCGTTTTGGGCATCCGCTACGGCGGATCCTCCGGCACCAACCTGATCGCCTGCACAGAACTTGCGCGTGAAATGCGCGCCGCCGGAACGAGCGGAAGCATCGTCACCTTGCTTTGCGACCGTGGCATCCGTTATCGGGAAACCCTGTATGACGCGGCATGGCGCGCCCAGCGCGGCATTGCGGTGGACGGGGCATTGCAGGCCATCCGCGAAGCGCTCGGCAGTCACCACTGA
- the fabB gene encoding beta-ketoacyl-ACP synthase I — protein sequence MRRVVVTGLGIVSPLGNDAASVADALRESRAGIEHVAEYADMGMRSQIAGVCKIDLEALIDRKQKRFMGDAAAYAAVAMKDAMADAGLGDSVAGDPRIGVIAGSGGASAEWQIATGDLMRERGVRKVGPYMVPRTMCSTVSAALATTFGIRGVSYSLSAACATSAHCIGAAADLIRHGAQDIVFAGGGEELHWGMTCQFDAMGALSTHFNDSPQTASRPYDVDRDGFVIGSGGGMLVLEDFEHAMKRGARIHAELIGYGVTSDGVDMVAPSGEGAVRCMRMAIDGIGRKIDYINTHGTSTPLGDITELKAVREVFGEDMPAISSTKALSGHSLGAASVHEAIYSILMMQHGFLAASANIAQLDPACEDFNILRTRADRQVDTVLSNSFGFGGTNAALVFARV from the coding sequence ATGCGTCGCGTTGTCGTGACCGGATTGGGGATTGTTTCACCGTTGGGCAACGATGCCGCGTCGGTCGCGGACGCCTTGCGTGAAAGCCGCGCCGGCATTGAACATGTCGCCGAATACGCCGACATGGGTATGCGCTCCCAAATCGCGGGTGTTTGCAAGATCGATCTCGAGGCGTTGATTGACCGCAAGCAAAAACGCTTCATGGGTGACGCTGCGGCCTATGCGGCAGTCGCCATGAAAGACGCGATGGCAGATGCCGGATTGGGTGACTCGGTCGCCGGCGATCCGCGCATCGGCGTTATCGCCGGTTCGGGCGGCGCATCGGCCGAGTGGCAAATCGCGACGGGTGATTTGATGCGTGAGCGCGGTGTGCGCAAGGTCGGGCCGTATATGGTGCCGAGAACCATGTGCAGCACCGTATCCGCGGCGCTGGCAACCACCTTCGGCATTCGCGGCGTGAGCTATTCGTTGTCGGCCGCCTGTGCCACATCGGCGCATTGCATCGGCGCTGCTGCCGACCTCATTCGCCACGGTGCGCAAGACATTGTGTTTGCCGGAGGCGGGGAGGAATTGCATTGGGGCATGACCTGCCAATTCGATGCGATGGGCGCTTTGTCAACACACTTCAATGATTCGCCGCAGACCGCCTCACGACCCTACGATGTCGATCGCGACGGCTTCGTCATCGGCAGCGGCGGCGGCATGCTTGTGCTTGAAGATTTCGAGCATGCCATGAAGCGCGGTGCGCGCATCCATGCCGAATTGATCGGATATGGCGTCACCAGTGACGGCGTCGATATGGTCGCACCTTCAGGCGAAGGCGCGGTGCGTTGCATGCGCATGGCCATCGACGGCATCGGTCGCAAGATCGACTACATCAACACGCACGGTACATCGACACCGCTCGGCGATATCACAGAACTGAAGGCGGTGCGCGAGGTGTTCGGTGAGGACATGCCCGCGATTTCCTCGACCAAGGCCTTGAGCGGACACTCGCTGGGTGCCGCGAGCGTGCACGAGGCGATTTATTCGATCCTGATGATGCAGCACGGTTTTCTGGCCGCTTCAGCGAATATCGCGCAGCTCGACCCCGCTTGCGAAGATTTCAATATCCTACGCACGCGTGCGGATAGACAAGTCGACACCGTGCTCTCGAACAGCTTCGGTTTCGGCGGCACCAATGCCGCTTTGGTGTTCGCCCGCGTCTGA
- a CDS encoding formylglycine-generating enzyme family protein — MLILPALCAGSAPTRYAMIPGAVFKSALKYEDATRIKVAPFKLMRTPVTNADFLSFVKAHPNWQRGKAPVVFAEKRYLAHWQGATALGPKARPDQPVVNVSWFAADAYCKAQGARLPDWREWELVAAADETRTDARKDPVWRERILRWYSRPSNTALMRVGLQSPNAYGVSDMHGLIWEWTGDYASLLVDADNRKQGDADKAKFCGAAALSMNDRENYAVLMRIAMLSSLSASDVTVNLGFRCAQ, encoded by the coding sequence TTGTTGATTCTGCCCGCGCTGTGTGCGGGCAGTGCCCCAACACGTTATGCAATGATTCCCGGCGCCGTGTTCAAGTCTGCCCTGAAGTATGAAGACGCAACCCGCATCAAGGTTGCGCCCTTCAAGTTGATGCGGACTCCTGTCACCAATGCCGATTTTCTGAGCTTCGTCAAAGCCCATCCCAACTGGCAGCGGGGTAAGGCGCCGGTGGTTTTTGCCGAAAAACGCTATCTCGCCCATTGGCAGGGTGCCACCGCGCTAGGCCCGAAAGCACGGCCCGACCAACCGGTGGTGAATGTCAGTTGGTTCGCGGCCGATGCCTATTGCAAAGCGCAAGGCGCGCGACTGCCCGATTGGCGCGAATGGGAGTTAGTGGCCGCGGCCGATGAAACGCGAACCGATGCGCGCAAAGATCCGGTTTGGCGCGAGCGCATCCTGCGATGGTATTCGCGGCCTTCCAATACGGCGTTGATGCGTGTGGGACTGCAATCGCCGAATGCCTATGGTGTCTCGGATATGCACGGTTTGATTTGGGAATGGACCGGCGACTATGCATCGCTGTTGGTCGATGCCGACAATCGCAAGCAAGGCGACGCCGACAAGGCGAAATTCTGCGGGGCAGCCGCGCTGTCGATGAATGATCGTGAGAACTACGCCGTGCTGATGCGCATCGCGATGCTTTCGTCCTTGTCCGCATCCGATGTCACGGTCAATCTGGGATTCCGCTGTGCGCAATGA
- a CDS encoding SCO family protein, translated as MRSAAFAAISLLMAALLAVGPVAAQNGKPAPPIRSAAESPLPGDSVYQLDARFVDESGKRSSFRQMRGYVRAVGMFYTSCKFICPLIVDSGLGIDKQLSADERARLGITLISMDAARDTPAKLMAVAKQRRLDLTRWNLVTPAAGDVPGVAGVLGVKYRRLSDGEFNHTSALILLDRDGRELARTEQLGSVPDPAFVKAVRRALAER; from the coding sequence ATGCGAAGCGCTGCATTCGCTGCGATATCCCTCTTGATGGCTGCCCTTCTGGCTGTCGGGCCTGTCGCCGCGCAGAACGGCAAGCCGGCGCCACCGATCCGCAGCGCCGCCGAATCGCCGCTGCCGGGTGACTCGGTGTATCAGCTCGATGCCCGGTTTGTCGATGAATCGGGAAAGCGCAGCAGCTTTCGCCAAATGCGCGGCTATGTACGCGCTGTCGGCATGTTCTACACCTCGTGCAAGTTCATATGTCCGCTGATCGTCGACAGCGGACTCGGCATCGACAAGCAGTTGAGCGCCGATGAGCGTGCGCGGCTCGGCATCACTTTGATCAGCATGGATGCCGCGCGTGACACACCTGCAAAGTTGATGGCGGTCGCCAAGCAACGCAGGCTGGATCTGACCCGCTGGAATCTCGTAACCCCGGCGGCCGGTGATGTACCTGGGGTGGCCGGCGTACTCGGCGTCAAATACCGACGTCTGAGCGACGGCGAATTCAATCATACGAGTGCTTTGATCCTGCTCGACCGTGACGGCCGCGAACTGGCGCGCACAGAGCAATTGGGCAGCGTGCCGGATCCGGCGTTTGTGAAGGCGGTGAGGCGGGCGTTGGCGGAGCGGTGA